The region TGGTGTCCATTGCTCTATTGAAATAAACTTTGAATTCATGATTTCCTATTCCAACTGGATCCATTTGCTCATACTCATCTTGGGAGTCTTTATCATTCACGAGTACTTTCCATACGATGCCGTGGTTTTCTTCATAAGGTATCTTGGAAATATTATTCATGTTCATTAATCCCGAAAATTTAGAATTATTTAATGCATCCTGGACTTCTCTTCTATATTTAGATATATCACTTGTTCCTAAATATGCAAAAATTGGATATGATGTTCCAGGATTTAGAACAGAAAAAGACACTGGGTTATGGAAAATATTAATATCTTCATTATTTAGACTATTTGAATCCCCGCTTAATGTTAACCCCGCCCAATCTGAACCACCAAGTTGATCATTATTGATGATATTCATGTTTTTGAAAGAGTCTCTTTGATTTAAAAATGTATAAAATCTATTGTAGTATATATTAGATTTACTTATAAATGATTCACCAGAACTTGAAAAAATACTACTCGCAGAGCAATCATTTATTAATAGATTTGTACCTATAAGATTTCTAACTGATCCACTGTAATTTGAGAATAAATTATCGTAGGTATAATATGGAGTTCGATGTATCCCTTCAATCCTCACAAATTCAAGAATTGATTTATTGACATTCCCACTATTAAAAAGGAAGCCTTCCCAACCATTATTTTCATTTTTAAAAACAATGAAGGCATCTTTTGTACCCATAGCTACTACTCGTGCATTATCAAAAACACTTATTTTCTTGCCATCTGCAATTTTCAGGACAGTCCCAGGAAGAATTGTAATTGTTGCATTCTCGGAAAAAATCACATTATCCGACACAAGATATTCTTTATCTGGGGTTAGGATCATATTCTGATTTATAACTCCAAATAAAAGGATTGAATTCTTTACATTAATCACATATTCCGTAGAAGTCAAATAATCTTTATTTGGACCTGACCAAACTTTCAAATTAAACTTGATGTTGACATTATTGGCTACATTTGGGGCAATTTTTATTTTCAGTGATTTTGTTAAATCTTGGAGGCTTGCATAGGCTGTTATGGAACCAATGGTAATCTCACTTTCCATAATGGTCGCTTTGGTTTGGTCTTCAAATTCGGCAAATTCTATACCTACTCTCACATCATTTGTGGGTCCCCAGTAATTTTTTACTAAAGGCAAAATGTCGATTATTTCATTGGGTTCCAGAAAGCCATTCCCATTTTGACCGTCACTATTGTCTTTGTTAATAGCAGAAAGTATTTTTAATTCTGGAGTAGGCGTAACTTCAATCGCCGCTTTGAAGTTTACAAAGGATGCTGAAGTGTTTATCAAATTACCAAACAAGAGTTCTTTACTGTCATTTGGTTTTTGTTGTAAATATAATGCAATACCTCCGGAAACTAAAGGAGCTGCCATAGAAGTACCCGTCAAAGAACGATAGCCTCCATCTGGTACCGTACTCATAATTCCTGAACCGGGGGCTTTTAATTCGTAATTTAACAAATTAGGATATCCTGAAAATATCGATCCATCCTGATCATAGTTAGAGTATTTAGCAAGGTCTTGCACTCCTAAAACGAAAGAATACGCCCCTGGGTAAAAAGGCATACCCGGTAGTCCGTCATCACATCTACCAGGACCTATGCACAGTCCATTATTCCCAGCCGCCGCTACCAATACGCTGGTCGCATAGGCATTTTCCAATGCATTACGCATCGTTATGGATTCCACAAAAGAACCAAAACTCATGTTTATTATTTTTGCGCCATTATTACTGGCATATTGTATCGCCAATGCGATAGTGCTGGCGTTACCCTCACCATTGCTTTGAAATACTTTCAAAGCCATCAGTTTTACATTCCATACCGCACCGGCAATACCAAGATTGTTTCCGCCAGCCGCACCAGCAATACCTGCCACGTGGGTTCCATGCATGTTATCATCTAGTGGTGCATTATCATTATTGATAAAATCCCAACCTCTAATATCATCAATAAAGCCATTACCATCATCATCATATCCTTCAATACCATTTAGTTCTTCCTTATTTATCCAAATATTGTCTTTCAAATCAGGATGATTGTAGTCTACTCCTGTATCTAAAATAGCTATTGTTTGCGAACCATTACCCGTTCCATAAGTATCCCAAACTTCATTAATGTGTGTAGCTGAAATGTTCGATTGTTGGCTGTATAAAGGGTCATTTGGAGCGACAAGGGCAGCAGTGTTGTTTTTTAGTTTTTTTATTTCGTATTCAGTATAGATTTTAGAATCTACCGTAAAGTCATTTACACTAAAGGAATAATCCGGTTCGGCGTACTCTACACTTGGATTTTTTTTAAGATTTTCAGCAAGTGTCAAAACATTTTCTTGTTTGTCTTTTAAGTCCAATACGAAGGTATTTTTTAAAGAGTGAACTTCCTTCAATCGACTGTCTTTGAAATCAGTTTGTTTTCGCATCGTACTTTTCTCAACAGATTGCTGCGTAAACATTACTGTTGAACTCGAAACTTTACCTTCTATACCCAAAAGTTTACCTATGTTTTCACTTGTAGAACCAATACCTTTGCTGGTATAGGAAACCTTGGCGTTCACATTGTCTTTTAATTTTACTATGATCTTTCCAGGAACGAAGTTCATCATGTCTTGACGCGGATTGCGTTGCTGTGCCCAAATAAAAGGTGAAACCAATAGGAGTAGAAGTAAAGTTTTTTTCATAATTAAGAATCAATTATAAGTAGAAATAAGGGCTTTTAATGTATAAATTGTATAAGCACTTTGTTTGGTCTAATCACCAATAACTTATGTAAATTTCATGTTAAAAATTATATAATTATACAAATATAAACAATTAGGTTAACATTACTTTACGGCTTCCCACAAACGGTTGTTTTTTCGAATCATTATTAGACATATTTCTAATATACTAGATAAAGCAGGATATTGATCTTATGGTTAATAAATTAATTTAAAAAACCATTTTGGAACTAAGGAGTGAGGAAAACAAGTGAGGAAAAGTATAAAAAACAATAAAAACCTATTTTTATTAAAAAGACAAACACCTAATAATCAAAGTGTTTACAAAATAAAAATTATCCAATTTCAATTTTCATAACCCTGAGGTCACGGGTTCAACTCCCGTCTTCGCTACAAAACCGGACAGATGAGAAAACAACTCATTTGTTTGGTTTTTTTTATTATGTAAGTCATTGTTTATCAAAAAGATAACACTCTAAATCACATTAGTTCTTTGGGTTCGATATGTACTTCCGTCGAATTCCAGTTTTTCGGGATATATTGAACTTATTACGGAACGTTTAGTTTCAATATCTCCGTTTTTGTATAGTATTGATAAGTGAGTCAGCGCCTTTAAAGCGAGGTCAAGCTTATTTTTTATATTTAATTCCTTTTGCTCAGCCATTTGTCTAGTCAATTCTTCCTCCAGCTCCTCACTGCGTCTTTGAGCTTTTTTTCTAATTCGTGAATTTTTGCTTGCTCTGGAGTTTGTTTTAAATTTCCTTTTCCATGGAAACTTCCTTCTCCAAAGGTCTCAAATTCTTTGCGCCATTTATATAATTGTGGGGCTGTTATACCTAATTCTCTTGCATGCTCTGAAACATTGGTTCTGTCATAGCTCAGTTGAACTGCCTGTTCTTTAAAACTGGCATCATAAATTTTACGGACTTTTTTCATAAGTTAAAATTAAGATTATTTCTTAACTTTCTGTGTAGGCTAAGTTAGCATGTCCAACTTTTCAAAGCATAGATATAGTACTGATATAGCATAGATATAGTACTGATATAGAACAAATAGTGTATGACTGAACCATCAAAGCTAGCAACCAGCAATAAAACACTAAAGAAGAGCCAACCTAAGCACTAAAAAAACACCTATCGAATTCCTGCAAAAAAAACACTTTAGACTGATAGGAATAATTAGAAAAACAGAAGCTTTTTAATCATAATTCAGAAGAAGGAGGAATGTTGAATTTTTTCTTCTTAGACTAACTAATAGTTATGCCTAATTGTTCTGGCTCCACATGTCTTTGCATTTATCCGATCTGAAGTCTGCTTTTTCAAAATAGAATCCCA is a window of Flavobacterium acetivorans DNA encoding:
- a CDS encoding S8 family serine peptidase, which codes for MKKTLLLLLLVSPFIWAQQRNPRQDMMNFVPGKIIVKLKDNVNAKVSYTSKGIGSTSENIGKLLGIEGKVSSSTVMFTQQSVEKSTMRKQTDFKDSRLKEVHSLKNTFVLDLKDKQENVLTLAENLKKNPSVEYAEPDYSFSVNDFTVDSKIYTEYEIKKLKNNTAALVAPNDPLYSQQSNISATHINEVWDTYGTGNGSQTIAILDTGVDYNHPDLKDNIWINKEELNGIEGYDDDGNGFIDDIRGWDFINNDNAPLDDNMHGTHVAGIAGAAGGNNLGIAGAVWNVKLMALKVFQSNGEGNASTIALAIQYASNNGAKIINMSFGSFVESITMRNALENAYATSVLVAAAGNNGLCIGPGRCDDGLPGMPFYPGAYSFVLGVQDLAKYSNYDQDGSIFSGYPNLLNYELKAPGSGIMSTVPDGGYRSLTGTSMAAPLVSGGIALYLQQKPNDSKELLFGNLINTSASFVNFKAAIEVTPTPELKILSAINKDNSDGQNGNGFLEPNEIIDILPLVKNYWGPTNDVRVGIEFAEFEDQTKATIMESEITIGSITAYASLQDLTKSLKIKIAPNVANNVNIKFNLKVWSGPNKDYLTSTEYVINVKNSILLFGVINQNMILTPDKEYLVSDNVIFSENATITILPGTVLKIADGKKISVFDNARVVAMGTKDAFIVFKNENNGWEGFLFNSGNVNKSILEFVRIEGIHRTPYYTYDNLFSNYSGSVRNLIGTNLLINDCSASSIFSSSGESFISKSNIYYNRFYTFLNQRDSFKNMNIINNDQLGGSDWAGLTLSGDSNSLNNEDINIFHNPVSFSVLNPGTSYPIFAYLGTSDISKYRREVQDALNNSKFSGLMNMNNISKIPYEENHGIVWKVLVNDKDSQDEYEQMDPVGIGNHEFKVYFNRAMDTNYSPQISYGVREPYTQKIISEKGAWSPDGKIYSVTHEVKIGVADGINRIRVQGARDLDYFDIPVEDYRFNMLVQSAGSASVGFGATPGLGKIALDWDAPSGTVLEDVLGYNMYRYKANTNGTFTEPVKINQTLIDAPTYTDFDVLEGKTYYYKYKILRTSFEETDYSMTVASSPLTSKLGDGNGDLSVNVMDLVQSVDYILGNNPTPFIFKAADVNADQSINVLDIVGTVDIILNPKAGRIASTKNKIAYYSKEAVGDAVLYWEGNDLFVESKHAIGGLQLAFNTDFVYSKSDAITSFESISYQQDNQKVIMIYSFNGLAIPAGKTKLLTKNAGIVGLLDINKAVVGMPNGNKLNALYNKNAIPDIIAPLQTNFSVITSLSPNPTSGTVNIEYYLPEKMDNVTFSVFDLLGQRVWNQNHFKNTSGYSTANLELNSLSNNIYILVMDVERNGELKDRIVKKIIVKK
- a CDS encoding transposase; this encodes MKKVRKIYDASFKEQAVQLSYDRTNVSEHARELGITAPQLYKWRKEFETFGEGSFHGKGNLKQTPEQAKIHELEKKLKDAVRSWRKN